A section of the Pedobacter sp. HDW13 genome encodes:
- a CDS encoding ChaN family lipoprotein gives MKFLLIIIGLAIGNNLCAQDMSSHYKIFDVKKQKKVTLDDIISDMDNADVLFFGEDHNDSVGHYLEAEIFKKLSNRYPQKTALSLEMFHTDVQPVVNEYLAGSISEKNFIKEGRAWGNYSDYRPLIEQAKKLKLQVIAANAAARYSNAVTMGGLKALENLPKSSLSFLPPLPIDTAQGKYYDKFTATLGGHNMGSMKIYQTQNLWDATMAWSIGKFAKLNKGTKILQLNGRFHSDEKLGTLARLAQFNPKLKILNISSFPDESFGQPDWEKFKNLGDYIIITDPGVKRSY, from the coding sequence ATGAAATTCCTCCTGATTATTATTGGCCTGGCCATTGGCAACAACCTCTGCGCACAGGATATGAGCAGCCATTATAAAATTTTCGATGTAAAAAAACAAAAAAAGGTAACGCTGGATGATATAATTTCTGACATGGACAATGCAGATGTGCTTTTTTTCGGCGAAGACCACAACGATTCGGTTGGGCATTACCTTGAAGCTGAAATTTTCAAAAAACTAAGTAACAGGTACCCGCAAAAAACAGCTTTATCGTTAGAGATGTTTCACACAGATGTGCAACCCGTGGTAAATGAATACCTGGCAGGATCGATTTCGGAAAAGAACTTTATTAAAGAAGGCCGTGCCTGGGGAAACTATAGTGACTACAGGCCTTTGATAGAGCAGGCCAAAAAGCTAAAGCTACAGGTAATTGCGGCAAATGCAGCTGCACGCTATAGCAACGCAGTTACTATGGGTGGTTTAAAGGCTTTAGAGAACCTACCTAAAAGCTCGCTCAGTTTTTTACCTCCACTCCCTATCGATACGGCACAAGGCAAATATTACGATAAATTTACAGCAACTCTAGGTGGCCATAATATGGGTTCGATGAAAATTTACCAAACACAAAATTTATGGGATGCAACCATGGCCTGGTCTATCGGTAAGTTTGCCAAATTGAATAAAGGCACTAAGATACTGCAACTTAACGGGCGTTTTCACAGTGACGAAAAACTGGGTACCCTGGCCAGACTGGCTCAATTCAATCCAAAATTAAAAATATTAAATATTTCTTCTTTTCCTGATGAAAGCTTTGGGCAACCAGATTGGGAAAAATTTAAAAACCTGGGCGATTATATTATTATTACCGACCCTGGTGTTAAAAGAAGTTATTAA
- a CDS encoding LiaF domain-containing protein: protein MENLNINDNSHIKNSGRVWSGVLIVIIGLAFLLNNMGLDIPRWIFSWSNFLIVLGLFIGARRNFRGIGWLILVLIGSYNTLDNMGLDFDLSKYALGLGLVIVGGFLIFRPKNSLKEEGLFGRRRKDRKEKYVDQTTFGYDKTANNNDIIDVLAVFGGSHQTVYSKNFQGGDISAVFGGADIVMTQADFADTVSLDVTAVFGGIKLIVPPNWAIKSNVTALFGSVEDKRAHTMPVSEMQKTLILSGTALFGGIEIKSF from the coding sequence ATGGAAAATCTTAATATAAACGATAATAGCCACATTAAAAACTCTGGAAGGGTTTGGAGTGGCGTACTGATAGTCATCATCGGGCTTGCTTTTTTGTTAAACAATATGGGACTCGATATTCCACGCTGGATATTTAGCTGGTCTAATTTTTTAATTGTACTCGGGCTTTTTATTGGTGCACGCCGTAACTTTAGGGGTATAGGTTGGTTGATACTGGTTTTAATCGGGTCTTACAATACCCTTGATAATATGGGCCTTGATTTCGATCTTTCGAAATACGCTTTAGGTCTTGGACTGGTAATAGTGGGAGGCTTTTTAATCTTCAGACCCAAGAATTCACTTAAAGAAGAAGGCTTGTTTGGCAGGCGCAGGAAAGATAGGAAAGAAAAGTATGTTGATCAGACAACTTTTGGTTACGATAAAACGGCAAACAACAACGATATTATAGATGTATTGGCTGTTTTTGGTGGAAGCCATCAAACGGTTTATTCTAAAAACTTTCAGGGGGGCGATATTTCAGCTGTTTTTGGAGGCGCGGATATTGTAATGACCCAGGCCGATTTTGCGGATACGGTTTCACTTGATGTAACTGCAGTATTTGGAGGCATTAAATTAATTGTACCACCAAACTGGGCAATCAAATCGAATGTAACCGCATTGTTTGGTAGCGTTGAAGATAAGCGCGCACATACCATGCCGGTAAGCGAAATGCAGAAAACGCTGATTTTAAGTGGTACAGCCTTGTTTGGAGGAATAGAGATAAAAAGTTTTTAA
- a CDS encoding DUF4288 domain-containing protein, whose product MKWFAVNCIFQVICGAGKHAPQFNEQTRLIQAGGQLEALDKARLNAVNFNPPFNNCKGEKVVWKFIGVGGISAVEELADGVEISSSIVEPESVDQYLEKLKHRNQSLTNQNRFDN is encoded by the coding sequence ATGAAATGGTTTGCTGTAAATTGTATTTTCCAGGTAATTTGTGGTGCAGGAAAACATGCACCACAATTTAATGAACAAACGCGTTTAATACAAGCTGGCGGGCAATTGGAAGCATTGGATAAAGCCAGATTAAATGCAGTAAATTTTAACCCACCATTTAATAACTGTAAAGGAGAAAAAGTGGTGTGGAAGTTTATCGGTGTTGGGGGAATATCAGCAGTAGAAGAACTCGCTGATGGTGTTGAGATCAGTTCCAGCATTGTTGAACCCGAATCGGTTGATCAATATCTGGAAAAGCTTAAACACCGAAATCAATCATTAACTAATCAAAACCGTTTTGACAACTAG